The Xanthomonas sontii genomic sequence TGCTGATGATGCGGATGAGCAACGACCGCACGCTGATGCGCGGCCGCGTCAACAGCCGCCTCACCAACGCGCTCGGCTGGATCGCCGTGACGGTGACCTTCGCCGCCGGCGCCTGCCTGCTGGTCACGCTGCTGCGGTAGGCGCGCAAAAGCTGCGCGACTGAAAAACTTTCGCTGGCGCGCGCCGCTGGCTGCGCGGCGCAGGGCGCAACGACGCACTGGGAGGGAAGAAGAAGATGCTGGCACGCGTCCTGCGTCCACAAGGCATCCGCTTTCGGCCGCACCGCGATGATCCTCAGCTTTCTGCAATCCCGCCTGCCCGCCTGGCCGGTGCAGGATCCCGTCACCGCCGGACGTACCAGCGAGATCGCTGCCGGCCAGCAAGCGCAGATCCTGGTGCTGTGGGGCGGCGAAGTGCGCAACGAGCGCGCCCTGTTCGGGCGCCGCGATGCGCCGCAGGATCCGCTGATCACCAGCGAACGTCGCGAACGCGCCTGGCAGGGCGCGCAGACCGCGGTGTGGGAAACGCAGCGCTGCCTGGTGCCGATCGCCGGCTTCCGCAGCGCCGACGCCGCGCGTGGCGGCCCCTGGATCTGCGAAGACCCGGGTCCGCTGTTCGCCGCCGGGTTGCGCAGCAGCATGCAGACCCAGGAGGGCTTTCATCTCTCCTGCTTCTCACTGCTCACCGAGGCACCTGCAGTGCCCGCACTGCCGGACGAAGTGCCGGTCCTGATCGGCGCCGACGACGTCATCGAATGGCTGTACCTGGATGGGCAGGACGCATTGCGGCGACTGGATGTCGCGCAGCAGCGGCGCTTCGTCAGCGTCGATGCCCTGCTGCGCGGTCCGTTGCCACCCGAGCGCATGCATTGAGCGCAGCCGCGCGCGGTCGGGAATGTGCCGGATGCCGCAGGCAGGATACGGCGTCGCGCACAGGCGGTGCTGCAGAGCTGCTCCATGGACACGCGCGTTGCACACATTGCTGAAGCGACCCGAATCCGCTTCAGCATGATGAGGGCTCGAATCAGGACGTTTTCGCCTTGCGCTCACACATGCGGAGGACGATGGAATGACCTGATTCGCGGAGTACAACCCGCATGACCAAACCCCTGCTTGCGATCGTGGATGGCAACAGTTCGTTGTCGGACCATGTGTCCACCTTCTCCCAGCGCCGCGGCCTGGCGCTGACCCGCCTGCCCTCGCTCGAACACGCGCGGCACTGGCTGCAGCAACAACGCGCCGACCTGCTGCTGCTCGACGGCGACGCCGAGCGCGGCGCGGCGATGGACCTGATCAACGGCCTGGCCGGCCGCTCGGACGCGCGCGTGGTGCTGCTGGCCACCGAGGCGCAGATGCCGAAATGGCGCGGGCTGGCCGGCGACAGCGTGGAGCTGCTGCAGCGGCCGCTGCCGTGGACGCAGTTCGACGGCCTGCTCGATCAGATCCTGTGCCGCCTGCCGCCGCGGCGCGGGATGGCACGCTTCGGCCTGGTCGGCGAATGCGCGGCGATCGCGCGCGTGCAGCGCGACATCGCCCGCGTCGCGCCGTTGGACATCTCGGTGTTGGTCGCCGGCGAAACCGGCACCGGCAAGGAACTGCTGGCCAAGGCCATCCACGAGGCCAGCGGCCGCAGCGGGCGCCTGGTCGCGGTGAACTGCGGCGCGATTCCGCCGGAACTGCTCGCCAGCCAGCTGTTCGGCCACGAGCGCGGCAGCTTCACCGGCGCCAACCAGCGCCACGCCGGCTATTTCGAACAGGCGCAGGGCGGCACGCTGTTCCTGGACGAGATCGGCGAGATGGCGCCGGAACTGCAGGTGTACCTGCTGCGTTGCCTGGAAACCGGCGCGATCACCCGCGTCGGCAGCGACGCGGAAGTCCGCCTCGACGTGCGCATCGTCGCCGCCACCCACCGCGACCTGCTGGGCGAGGCCAGCACCTTGCGCCGCGACCTGTATTACCGGCTGTCGCAGTACGTCATCGAGTTGCCGCCGCTGCGCGAGCGCGGCGACGACGTGCACCTGATCGCCGACACGCTGCTGGACACGCTCAATCGTCGCTATGGGACCAGCAAGCAGTTCGACACGTTCTCGCGGACCGTGCTGGGACGGCACCGTTGGCCGGGCAACGTGCGCGAACTCTCCAGCGCAGTGACGCGCGGCTATTACCGTGCCGACGGCGAGGTGGTGACCATCGAGCCGCTGCTGCACGGCGAGGTGCCCATGGCGCAAGACGTGCCTTGCCACTGCGGCAACACCGGCGACGCGGTGACGTTCCGCGTGGGCACGCCGCTGAAGCAGATCGAACAGGAGATGCTGGTGCGCACCCTGCGCATCACCGGCGGCGACAAGTCCGCGGCGGCGCGCAGCCTGGGCATCAGCGTGCGTACCATCTACAACCTGATGTCGCGCGGCGACCGTGACGTCAACTGAGCGCGGCAGGGCGCGCCGTCGCGGCGCGCCCTGCCGGGCGATCTGCAGCCACGGCGGTCAGTGCGCGGCCGGGCGGATCAGTCCAGGCCGCAGGCCGCGCGCAGTTCCTCTTCGATCGGTGCGACCTGGCCGGGCGGCCGCTGCTGCGGCCGGCATAGGTAGGTTTCCTCGGCGATGCGCGCGTCCACCGCGAACCCCGCGCTGCGCAGCATGGCTTCCACGCCGGCATGGTTCGGTGCCCACCAGTTGGTGGGATCGTCGGCCAGGCGATGCTCGATGAAGGCCATCTTCGGCCAGCCGGGCTCGCACATGCGCCCGCGCTCTAGCATGCCGATGTCGCGCGGCGCCGGATAGACCTCCTCGCCGGGCATGGTCATGGTCTGCAACACCAGCATGCGGCGACACAGGCGACGCACGATGTCCAGGGCCAGCAGCGGATGCCGCAGGTGGTACAGCACGCCCATCATCCACACCAGGTCGTACTGCTCGGCTTCGCGCGCCAGCGCATACAGCTGCATCTGCCGGAAACGCACGTGGCGCTCCAGCCCGAACTGCGCCGCTGCCCATTGCGCCTGCCGCAGGTAGTGCGGATTCATGTCGATCGCCACCACCTCGGCGCCGCGCCTGGCCAGCTCGAAGCTGTAGAAGCCGGCGTTGCAGCCGATGTCCAGCACCCGCCAACCGCGAAGATCGGCCGGGACATGCGGCGCGATCTGCCGCCACTTGCAGGCCGGGAAATCGCCGTACGGATGCGTCGGCAGGGTCTGCCGGCCATCGGGCAGGTGCAGGTTGTGGAACCACGGCCCCAGCGCCTGCATCGGATCGACCGGGTCGAGGGACGGAACGGCGGATTGCATGGCGGTCTCCCGGGAAGGCGCCGAGCGCGGCTCAGCGGTTGACGAACTTGAAGAAGCGGCTCTGGCTGCCGTCGCTGGTCTTCTCCTGATACAGGAAGGCCAGCTCTTCTTCTTCGAACTTGTCGAAGAAGTCGTCCCAGCTGATTTCTTCCAGCGCCGCATCGTCGCGGAACAGGATGCGCAGCACGCCGGCATCCTCGTCGGCTTCGGTGCCGCGCACGCTGGCCGGACGGCCGCTGCGCGCCTCGGCCCAGCGGCGGATCTCGTCGTGATCGGTGGTGGTCTTGGCGTCATGCGAGGGCATGCGAGGATCTCCTGGCGGAGGTGGATGGCGCCGCGTCGGCGACGCGGTCGAGGGCATCGTGCAGGGCCTGCGCGCGATGCGCGGCGGTGTGTTCGGCGAGCACGCGGCGGCGCCCCGCCTCGCCGATCGCCATGCGCTGCGCTTCCGGCAGCTCGCGGAGCCAGCCCAGTACGTCGGCCGCACGCCGTGCGATCAGGATTTCCCTGCCAGGCGCGAACAGCGTTTCCAGGCCTTCCCAGGGATCGGAGATGATCGGCGTGGCGCAGGCCGCCGCTTCGAACAGGCGCACGCTGGGCGACCAGCCGGCCAGCACCATGTCGGCACGGGTCAGATTGAGGGTGAAGCGCTGCTGGTTGTAGAAGTCCATATGCTGCGCCGGCGGCAGGTGCGCGCAGCGCTGCACGTTGTCCGGCCAGACGATGTGCGGCGGATACAGCGGACCGGCGATCACGAAGCGGCCCTGCGGCCAGGCCAGCGCCGGCTGCAGCAACAGCCGCTCCAGCGGCGGCTGGCGGTCGTCGCTGTAGGTGCCCATGTAGCCCAGGTCGTAACGATGCGCCTGCGGCTGCGGCCGGTATTGCTCCGGATCGAACGCGCAGTACAGCGGCACCGCGCGCGGCGCGCCGTAGACGCGTTCCAAGCGTTGCAGGGTCGGGCCGCCGGTGAAGGACAGATACAGGTCATAGTGCGGAATCAGCGCCGGCGACAGGTAGGCGCAGTCGCCGCGCTGCAGCGCCGTCAGGGTCACCGGGGTGTCGATGTCGTAGAACGCGACCACGCCGCGCGCGGTCTGCTGCACCCACGTGCCCACGGCGATGCCGTTGGGCACGTAGGAACCCACGATCACCAGGTCCGCCGCGGCGATCGCGGCGGCGTGCCGATCCTGCAGTTCCTCGAGGCTGGCATACAGCACCGGCGCGCACGGCAACTGCGCCGGCGGATCCTGGTGCTCGGCGTACCAAGGCACGTCGCGCTCCAGGAACAGCACGCGGTCGCCGCGCGCCTGCAGCGCGGCGATCAGTCCGCGGTAGGTGGTGGCATGGCCGTTGCCCCAGGACGAGCGCAGGCTCAGGCCGAGGATGACGATATCGCGCGCGGCCATCACGCCGCCTCCCGCTGCCGCGCGTCCAGCAAGGCTTCCACCTCGCGCGCACGGTGCGTGTAGGTGTGGTCGCGCAACAGGCGTTGCCGTGCCCGCGCGCCAATCGCCTGCGCCTGCGCGGCGTCGATGCGTTGCAGGTAATGCGCCACCTGCTCGCTGTCGTGCGCGACCAGCACCTCGCGCTGCGGTTCGAGGAACGCCTCGATCCCTTCCCAGGCATCGACGATCAGGCAGGCGCCGGCGCCGGCCGCCTCGAACACCCGCGTCGGCGGCGACCAGCCGAAGCGCGCCATGCTGTCGCGGTTGACGTTGAGCACCATGCGCACGCTGCAGTTGAAGGCGTTGTGGTCGCGCGTGGACACGTGGCCGAGCGTGCGCACGTTGTCCGGCAGGTCTGCGTCCCAACCGCTGCCGCCGAGCAGGAATCTCGCGTCAGGCAGGCGCCGCGCCGGTTCCAGGAAGAACTGCCGCACCCGCGCCTCGCGGTCCGGCAGGCGGTTGCCGAGGAAGCCCAGGTCGGCGGCAAAATCCCGCTGCGCCGGCGACGGATGGTGGCTCGAGGGGTCCAGCGCGTTGTAGATCGGCACGCATTCGGCCGCGCCCAGTGCGCGATAGGCAGAGACCACGCGCGGCCCGCCGCCGTAGGTCAGCACCAGGTCGTAGCGCGGGATCTGCGCGCGGAACGGGTCGTCCGCATCGGCCTGCACCCGCTCCAGCGTCGCCGGCGCGTCCACGTCCCAGAACAGCACCTGGGTGCGCGGCGAGCGCAGGCCCAGCACTTCGCGCTCCAGGAACGCATCGAACACGCCGACGCCGCTGGCCTTGACCACCACGTCGGCGCCGCGCGCCTGCTCCAGCGCGCGCGCCGCATCGGCCTCGGCGGCCCCGGGATACACGGTGACCTGCGCCCACTCCGGATCGTCGATGTCGCGGTGCTGCTGGCGCCCGAACGCATCGGGCTCGAAGAAGTGGATGCGGTGGCCGCGCTGCGCCAGTGCATGCAGCAGGCCGCGGTAGTAGGTGGCCGCCCCGTTCCAATACGAGGACACCAGGCTGGAACCGAAGAAGGCGATCTGCAACGGGCTAGGCATGACTGAGGCTCCGGTGGTCGTGGCGCGCGGCGGGCGCGTCGAGTTCGGCGAGGACCGCCAGCAGTTCGTCGACGCGGTGCGCGCAACTGTGGCGGGTGCGGATGGTGTGCAGACCGTGCATGCGCAGCGCCGCGGCCAGCTCGGCGTCGTGCAGCACGTCGTGCAGGTGGCGCTGCATCTGCGCACCGTCGCGCGCCACCAGGTAATCGCGGCCGGGCGCGAACAACTGTTCGGCGTCCTCCCACGGCGCGCACACCAGCGGAATGCCGCAGGCCAGCGCCTCGAACACGCGGATCGTGGGAATGCCGGGCAAGGCGCGCACGTAGGGCCGCCGCGGCACGTGCACGGTGACGCGGAAATGCGCGAACGCCTGCGGCGCGCGATGGTTGGGCAGCCAGCCGGCATAGTCGATGCCGGCCGCGGCCAGCGCCTGCAGGGCCTGCGGCGGATAGCGCACGCCGTGGATGCGCGCGCGAAGGCGCAGGCGCCGCACCGGCTGGATCAGGAAGGTATCCAGTTCCTGCGCGCGCTCGTCGTCGCCCCAGTTGCCGATCCACAGCAGGTCGCCCTGCTGCGCCTGCCCGAGCTGCGGCTGGAACACGCGCAGATCCGCCGCCTCGTGCCAGGTCCACACGCGCGCGCTCCAGCCATGGCGCAGATACTGCTGGCGCACCGCTTCGCCGAAGGCGAGTACGCCGTCGTAGTCGGACAGGTCGAACTGCGCCATCTCGTCGGGGGCGCTGACCGAGCGGTGGTGGGTGTCATGGAACAACACGCGACATCCGGCAGGCGCCTCGCGGCCGACCCGCGCGATCAGCGCCGGCGCGTTCCATTCGTGTACCAGCACCACGTCGGCACCATCCAGCACCTGCGTCAGATCCAGCGTGGCCAGGTCGTAGCGCGTGCTGCGCAGCTGCGGAAAGGCATCGGCGAAGGCCTGCAACGGCGCTTCGCCCTCCTCCGCCTGCAGTTGCGCACGGCTCCAGCTGTCGTGCGGCTCGTACACCGCCACCGCGTGCCCGCGCGCCTGCAGTTCGGCGACGATGCCGCGCAGGAAATGCGCATTGCCGTGGTTCCAGTCCGACACCAGCGAGTGATAGAACAGCACGAATTTCATGCACCGACTCCGATCGAGGAAAGCAAGGGGACCGGCGGGCCGGCGCGTCCGGCAACGCGGGGCGTGCCGCGATGCGCGATCAGCGCCCGATAGCGCTGGCGATAGGCCGCGGCCATGGCGGTGGCGGTGTAGTGCCGCGCCTGCGCAACCGCGCGCCGGGCCATGCGCTGACGCAGCAGCGGATCGCCGATCAGGCGCTGCAACTGCGCCGTCAGCGCCCGTGCGTCGTCCGGCGCGACGTACAGCGCCGCATCGCCCCAGACCTCGCGCAGGCTGGGGATGTCGCCCAGTACCAGGGCGCAGCCGGCCTGCGCCGCTTCCAGCGCCGACAGCCCGAACGGCTCGTAGCGCGCCGGCAGCGCATACACGCTGGCGCGGGCCATCCAGCGGCGCAGGCGCGACGGCGACAGCTGGCCCAGCCGCAGCGCCGGCGCGATCGCCGCGGTGCCGCCGTCCGGATGCGCCGCTTCGCCGGCAATGCGCAGCGCCCACGGCAGCTGCGGCGCCACCGCGGCCAGCGTCCGCAGATTCTTCGCCTCGTCCCACAGCCGTCCTGCCGCCAGCACCAGGGGTCGCTTGGCGCTGGCCGGCACCGGCCGCGACAGCGGCGCGGTGCCATTGGCGATCACGCTGCACGGCACGTCCAGCGGATACTGCGCGCGCAAGGCCGCCAGCATCGCCTGGGTCGGCGCGACCACGTGATCGGCCGCCGCAAGGCCCGCAGCGACCGTCGCGCGGTAGTGATCCCACTCCGGCGGCAGCGCCTCGCCGCGCACCGCCTGCCACCAGGAGCCGACGCAGGAATGCGCGGTCATCAGCACCGGCGCAGGCCACGCCAGGGCGCCGTGCGCATAGTCGTTCAGATGCACCACGTCCGGACGCACCTGCGCCGCCAGTGCCTGCAGCCAGCGCCCGGCGGCGGCAACGTCGGCCCAGGGATCGTCCATCCACAGCAGCCGGTAGCCGCTGGCATGCACGCGCAGTCCCTGGATCGCCGCGGCCTCGCGCCACTGCGCCGGCGTGGGGGTCGCGCCCATCGTCGCCAGTTCCACGCGATCGCCCTGCGCGGTCAGCACCCGGCACAGGCTCAGCGCGTACTGCCACACGCCGCCGACGGTGTCGGCGGTCATCAGGATCCGCAGCGGGCGCTCAGCGTCCATAGAGCGCGTCCACGGTGCGGGCGACCTCGAGCAGATGCAGCGCCGCCGGGTCGAAACCGGGGTCGGTGGCCAGGCGCTCGGCCCAGTCCAGCAAGGCGCGCCCGCCCCAGGCGTCCGGTGGCGAAGCCAGGCGCTCGCAGCGCGTGCCGTCGAAGCGGTCCACGGTGAAGTCGAAGAACGAGCCGTCGACATTGCGCAGTGCCGCGCCGCCACCGGTGCCGTACACGTTGGCCTGGATCACCGCGTCGCAACCGGCCGGCAGCCGCCACGAGCAGGCCATGCGCACGCTGGCGCCGTTGTCCATGCGCCACTGCGCGCTGGCGTAGTCCTCCACCTGCCGCACCGGCCGGGTCAGCGGCCGGCCTTGCGCGTACAGTGCCGCCTGCAGCTCGTGATGGCCGCCGCTGCCGGTGAGCCACATCGCCAGGTCCAGCAGATGGATGCCCAGGTCCATCACGCAGCCGCCACCGGAACGGGCGATGTCGTAGAACCAGTCCTTGTCCGGGCCGTAGGCGTTGTGGAACAGCAGGTCGATCGCGAACACCTCGCCCAATGCGCCCTGCGCGATCTGCTCGCGCAGCGTCGCCATGCCCTTGGCGAAGCGGTAGCTGAAATCCACCGCGAGCAGGCGGTCGTGGCGTCGCGCCAGCGCCAGCACCTGCTCGGCTTCGGCGGCGGTGCGGGTCAGCGGCTTCTGGCAGAACACCGCCAGGCCGCGCTGCAAGGCCGCGGCGGCCTGCGCCGCGTGCGCGCCACTGGGCGTGGCGATGACCAGGCCGTCCAGGTCCTCGCGCGCCAGCAGCGCCTCCAGGTCGGGCAGCAGGTCGGCGGCCGGTGCGTCTTGGCGTGCGTCGTGCAGCGCCGTCGCGCTGGCATCGGCGATCGCCACCACCTCGCCGAGCCCGCTGTCGGCCAGGGCGCGCATGCGCGCGCGGCCGATCCAGCCGACCCCGAGGAAGCCCAGCCGTGGCGCGCGCCAGCGCGGTTGCGCGTACGCGTTCATGCCAGCACCACGGCTTTGAGGAACCCATCCGGGCGCGCGTCCATTGCCGCGAATGCCTGCGGCAACTGGTCCAGCGCGTAGCGATGGGTCAACAGCGGGAACGGATCCAGGCGCCCGTCGGCGACCGCCTCCACCGCCTCCTGCAAGCCGCGCAACGCCACCCGCGGATCGCGTTCGTGCGCGTTGACCACGTCCAGGCCGCGCCAGTTCCACTGCTGCATGTCGACCTGGCGCGGGCCGTCCTGGTGGTAGCCGGCGATGACCAGGCGCCCGCCCTCGCCGCACAGCGCGCTGGCGATATCCAGGGTGACCTGCTCGCCTGCGGCCTCGATCACCCGCAGGCAGCCGCTGCCGCCGGTGAGTTCGTGCACCGCACCGATCGCCGCGTAGCGATCCTCGGTGGCCAGCGTGGCGCTGGCGCCGCACTGGCGCGCGACCTGCAGGGCGTAGTCGCGCCGCGACAGCGCGATCACCTGCGCACCCAGGCCGGTGGCCAACTGGATCAACAGCGCGCCGATGAAGCCCACTCCGACCACCGCCACGGTCTGGCCGGGGCGGATGTCGCTGCGGCGCAGGATGTTCATCGCACAGGCCAGCGGCTCGCCAGGCAGGTCGCGGCCGTCCAGCGCCGGCGGCAACCGCACCAGCGCATCGGTCTCGGCCAGGTCGTACTCGGCGTAGGCCCGGCCGGACAATAGCGCGACTCGGTCGCCCGGCGCCCAGCCCTGCACCTCGGCACCGACCGCGTCGATCTCGCCCCAGCCTTCGTGGCCCGGCGCACCGGGTTCGAACGGATAGGCGAACCAGGGCCGGCCGGCCCACACCGGCAGATTGGACGCGCACACGCCGCAGCCCTGCAGGCGCACCCGCACCTGCTGCGGGGCGGGTTCGGGACGCGACTGGCGCTGCGTGACGATGCGGCCCGGGCCTTCGAACACGGCGGCATGCATGCTGTTCATGCGGCGTGGATCCTCCGTTGCGGTGGGGAAACAGGTGCGGCGCGCTCGGCCTGCGTGTGCAGCCAGCGGTGCAGCCGGGCGATGCCGGCCTCGGCGCCGACGCGAGGTGACCAGCCGGTGGCCGCGGCGAAGGCGCGGGTGTCGGAGACGTAATAACGCTGGTCGCCGACCCGCGGCGCCGCGTGCGCCAGTTCCAGGCGATGGCCGACCAGCGACTCGATCCGGCGCAGCACCTCGCGCAGGCTGGCGGCGTTGGCGGGGCCGCCGCCCATGTTGAACGCCCGCCCGGACAGCCGCGGCATCTGCGCCTGGCATTGCAGGAACGCCTCGACCAGGTCGTCCACGAACAACAGATCGCGGACCTGGCGGCCATCGCCGTATACGGTGATCGGCTGCCCCTGCAGCGCGCGGATCAGGAAATGCGCGACCCAGCCCTGGTCTTCGTTGCCGCATTGGTGCGGGCCGTAGATGCAGCTCATCCGCAGCACCACCGCCTGCAGGCCGAAGCTGCGCGCATAGTCCAGCACGTACTGGTCGGCACCGCCCTTGGAGCAGCCGTAGGGGCTGTGGAAATCCAGCGCGCGGCGCTCGTCGATGCCGCGCGCGCGCAGCAGCGGATCGCTCGGCTGGTAGCGCTGCGCGTCGGCTTCCAGAGCGACGTCGTCCAGCGCGCCATAGACCTTGTTGGTGGAGGTGAACAGCAGCGGCGGCGGGCGCCGCGCGCCGCGGATCGCCTCGAGCACGTTGAAGGTGCCGCGCAGGTTGACCTCGAAGTCGTGCGACGGATCCTCCAGGCTGGAGGTCACCGCCACCTGCGCGGCCAGGTGGAACACCTGCGCCGCCTGCGCCACTGCATCGCCGAGCAGATGCCGATCGCGCACGTCGCCCACTTCCACCTGCAGACGCTCGCCGGGATAGTGGCGACGCAGCCACTGCAGGTTGTGCTCCACGCCCGGGCGCGACAGGTTGTCGTAGACGATGACCCGGCGTCCGCTGTCGAGCAGGCGCGCGGCCAGATTGGTGCCGATGAAGCCGGCGCCGCCGGTGATCAGCACCGCATCCTGCCCACGCGACCGCGGCAGGGTGTGGATCGGCGCGTGCGCGTCGGCGCGTGGCGCGACCGTCGGCGCCGGCGCGAGGTCCGGGCGCGGCGCGCGCGACAGGTTGGCGCCGTGCTCGTGGTGCAGCGACGCCAGCGCCTGGATGCCGTCGTAGCCCTGCTCGGCCCACAGCCGGTACAGCAGCTTGGCGCGGCCGCGCTCGTCGCGCAGGCCGAAGTGATAGTGGCGCTCGTCCTCGTGGAAACCGTCCTGGTGGCTGATGCTGCCGTGCAGGTCGCGCGCGGCATACCAGTACAGCCGCTCCACCGGCGCATCCAGGGTCTCGCGCAACTGCCGTACCTGCTCGATCTCGTCATGCCGCCAGGTCGAATACCCGGTCTCGCTGAGCCAGACCTGCGGCTGCAGACCGTGCGCGGCCAGCACCGCGCGGACGTCGCCGAGCACCTCCGCCCACGGCCGGCGGCGGAAATCCCAGGTGCCGGGAAAGCCGTGCACGCCGACCGCGTCGATGTGCGCCAGCGCCCCACGCTGCGCCATCAGCGCCAGCCAGTTCGGATCGGTCGGGCACATGCCGCCGAGCAGGGTCTTCTTGCCCAACTGGTGCGCCCAGTGCGCGGCCTGGCCGATCATCTCGGCGAAGCGCTGCCAGTCGTGGTCCAGGTGCCAGTCCCAGTCGTTGAGGTTGTTCGGCTCGTTCCACAGTTCGATCCACTCGAAGCCGGCGCCGAAGCGACCCACCACCTGGTCGATGAAATCGGCGAAGGCCTTGCTGTCGCGCGGCGGCGACGCCGTGCGCGGCTCCAGCCCCAGCGATGGCGGGGTGTAGCAGAAGCACGGCAGCACCTCGCAGTGGGCGCTCAGCAGCGGCATCAGCCAGGCGTACCAGCGCTCGCCTTCGGCGGTGTGCCAGTCGGCCCAGGAGAACTGGGTGCGCAGCCGGCGCACGCCGAGCTCGCGCATGTCGCGCAACAGCGCATGCACCGCATCCTCGTCGCCGATGCGCAACCATTCGATCAGGCCGATCTCGGCCAGCCGTTCGCGTGCCTGTGCGCTCATCCCTGCAACCCCCGCCGCGCCAGCTCGGCATTGGCCGCCTCCACGCCGTCGGCGGCGGTCTGCTCGCGCAGCCACTCCACCAGTTCTTCCAGGCCCTGCTGCAGGTCCACCTGCGGCGCATAGCCGATGCGTTCGCGGGCCAGCGCGATATCGGCGAAGCAGTGGCGGATGTCGCCGACCCGGTAGTTGCCGGAGACCTGCGGCGGCAGATCGTC encodes the following:
- a CDS encoding NAD-dependent epimerase/dehydratase family protein; translated protein: MSAQARERLAEIGLIEWLRIGDEDAVHALLRDMRELGVRRLRTQFSWADWHTAEGERWYAWLMPLLSAHCEVLPCFCYTPPSLGLEPRTASPPRDSKAFADFIDQVVGRFGAGFEWIELWNEPNNLNDWDWHLDHDWQRFAEMIGQAAHWAHQLGKKTLLGGMCPTDPNWLALMAQRGALAHIDAVGVHGFPGTWDFRRRPWAEVLGDVRAVLAAHGLQPQVWLSETGYSTWRHDEIEQVRQLRETLDAPVERLYWYAARDLHGSISHQDGFHEDERHYHFGLRDERGRAKLLYRLWAEQGYDGIQALASLHHEHGANLSRAPRPDLAPAPTVAPRADAHAPIHTLPRSRGQDAVLITGGAGFIGTNLAARLLDSGRRVIVYDNLSRPGVEHNLQWLRRHYPGERLQVEVGDVRDRHLLGDAVAQAAQVFHLAAQVAVTSSLEDPSHDFEVNLRGTFNVLEAIRGARRPPPLLFTSTNKVYGALDDVALEADAQRYQPSDPLLRARGIDERRALDFHSPYGCSKGGADQYVLDYARSFGLQAVVLRMSCIYGPHQCGNEDQGWVAHFLIRALQGQPITVYGDGRQVRDLLFVDDLVEAFLQCQAQMPRLSGRAFNMGGGPANAASLREVLRRIESLVGHRLELAHAAPRVGDQRYYVSDTRAFAAATGWSPRVGAEAGIARLHRWLHTQAERAAPVSPPQRRIHAA